ATTGGCATGGAGGTGCTGGGGATCTTTATCGGCACGCTCTATTTATGGACCACGGTAGACCCGGGCTGGGCCAGCCTGATGTCCATCGCCATGCTTGGTTTTTCAAACTTTGCACCGATGCCGCAGCTTTTGCTGCAGTGTTTCGGTAATGCGACGCTGGTACAGATCTTTTTCCTGATGATCATGTCGGGCGCTCTTGTATATTACAAGATCACCGCATACATCGGAAGGTTTTTCCTGACCCGTAAGTTTTCCAACGGAAAGCCCTGGGTATTGACTTTCGTGATCTGTTCAGGCTGCTTTTTCCTGGCGGCGTTTGTTAACACGTTCACGGCGATCTTCCTGTTCTGGCCGGTACTGTACGGCATGTTCGACGAGGTGGGGTACAAAAAGGGCGATGCGCTTCCGCGTATCATGCTGACGCTGGTTGTGGTTTCCTCTCTGATCGGATTCCCGGTTGCCCCGTTCATGCAGAACGGCCTGGCGCTCTTAAGCAACTTTGCGGCGATCACCGAGAAGATGATGGGGGCGGCGGTCCAGGTAAACAATGCAGCTTACATAAGTGTTGCGATCATCATGGGTTTCTGTATGATCACCGGATGCATCCTGTTTTCCAAGTACGTGTTGAGACCGGATACCAAGAAGCTTCAGAATTTTGATGTAAGCCTGATGAACCGGAACCCGCTTCCGCCGATGTCTCTTCAGCAGAAGCTGATTGGCGGCGGTTTCGTACTGCTGGTGCTTTCCATGCTGCTTCCGAGCCTGTTCCCGACACTGCCGGGCATGGCATTCCTGGGAGCGAACAGCAACGGACTTGCGCTGTTTGCCACTGCTTTGCTGGCGGCCCTGATCGTCAAGGACAAGTCGGTACTGGATATTTCGGAAGTCCTGAAGAACAACTTTAACTGGCCGTCATACTTTATCATCGCAGCCGCGATCCTGATCGGCAGCGTGATGACCAATGAATCCACCGGTGTTTCCGCTTTCCTGAAGGTGATCTTATCGCCGATCTTCCAGGGGCTGTCACCGTTTGCATTTACGATTTTCCTGTTGGTCATGGCGGGAATCCTGACAAACCTCTGCAACAGCCTGGTTATCGGTATGATCCTGCAGCCGGTTGTTGTTACATACTGCCTGGAGACCGGAGCGGCTCCTCAGCCGATCGTAACACTGCTCATCATCTTTGTACTGCTCTCCGCGGCGATTACCCCGGCGGCTTCCCCGTTTGCGGCAATCCTGCACAGCAACAAGGAATGGGTGCCGACCAAGTATGTGTACATGTATACCATACCGTTCGTGCTGATCGAGCTGGCGATCGTGATGATCATCGGCCTGCCGCTTACCAACCTTTTAATGTAGATCACAACATGGCTTTGTACGATATAATTATGAAATAAATGAAAGGAAGGCGTATACAAATGTCTCAATATGATTTGATTATTGTGGGAGCCGGTCCTGCCGGAATGACAGCGGCCATCTACGCAGCGCGCGCCAATATGGAGGTCCTGATGCTGGATAAGCTGGCACCGGGCGGACAGATCATCAATACCAACGAGATCCAGAACTATACCGGTGTTGGCACCATTAATGGCGCAGAGCTGGCATATCAGATGTATGAGCATACCCAGCAGTTTGACAACATCCACTTCGATTACCGTACCGTAAAGGAGATCAAGGATGAGGGCGCTGTGAAGCGTGTGCTCTGCGAGGAGGATGACGCGGAGTTTACTGCAACGGCAGTGCTCCTTGCGACCGGGACCAGACCCAGATGCTTAAACGTGCCGGGGGAAGACAAGTTCCGCGGCAACGGCATCAGCTGGTGTGCGATCTGTGACGGCGCCCAGTACCGTGACCGCGACGTTGTGGTCATCGGCGGAGGCAATTCGGCTGTGGAGGAGTCCATCTTCCTGTCCGGCATCGTGAAGTCCCTTACGATCGTCACGATGTTTGACTTGACGGCGGACCCGATCGCATGCGACAAGCTGCGCGCGATGGACCATGTGAAGATCTATCCGTACCAGGATGTGCTGGAGTTTACTGGCGATACGAAGCTTGAGGGGATTCACTTTAAGTCCACCAGGACCGGTGAAGAGAATCAGGTGGCCTGCGACGGCGTGTTCGAGTATATCGGCCTCACCCCGACTACCGAGTGCTTCAAGAGCCTTGGTGTTTTAAACCAGATGGGGTATGTTGAAGTCAACGACCGTATGGAGACAAAGGTTCCAGGTATCTACGGAGCCGGGGACTGTGTTACCAAGAATCTGCGCCAGGTCATCACAGCATGTGCAGACGGTGCGATCGCGGCACAGGAAGCTTCCCATTATGTGGAGAAGCAGAAACAGTAATAAAACTTTTGCATCAAAAGATAAAACAGAAAGGGGTATTTCATCATGATCAAGGAAGTAAACAGCGAAGAATTCAAAGAGCTGGCGAAAGAAGGCACTGTGCTGGCGGACTTTTTCTCCACCACCTGCGGTCCGTGCAAGATGCTGGGCTTTGTGCTGAAGGATGTGGAAAAGGAGATTGGGGCTGATTTCACGATCCTGAAAGTGGATTTTGATCAGAATAAAGAACTGACTGCTGAGTACGGCGTTACCGGATATCCGACCCTGGTGCTTTTAAAGGACGGTAAGGAAGCTGCCCGCCTGCAGGGGCTGCAGCAGAAACCGGTTATCGTTAAGATGATCCGCGATAATCAGTAGAATACGTTGCGTGGGGCGCAGTTCAGGGGTGGGTGGCTCGCAGCGGGAAGGCCCGGATGAATGGAAGCATTCAGAGGTCGCTCTCGCTCGATGGAGCGCGTAGCGGTGCGTAAGGCGCGTGGAAGACCGCGCCTAAGCACCGACGGGCTCCGACGCCTCTGAATGCTTCCATTCATCCGGGTCTTCCCTCGGGCGGGCGTACTGGCTGGACTGCGCTGCAGGCGCGCGGAGATATGGATGGTGCGTGGGCTGGCCGGACTGTGGTTGCCGGGGATGGAAGCGCAGGATGATTTGAGATGGGATAAAAAAGTGATTGATAATGAAAGGAGAGGGTTTACATGGACAAGATTGGGTACATATATCATGAGAACCTGTTAAAACGGCAGGCGGATGCGGAGAAGGCGATGCTTGAGGAGTTTCGGGCTGGGGACTATACGCTGGAGAAACCACTGGTGAAATACAATCCGTACTTCATCAGTCCGCTGGCAGCAGTAGTGCTGTTTAGGACCGAAGAGGAGACGGCAGTTACCCTGACCGTTCTGGGCAAGACAAAAGAGGCAAACATCTATCACACCTTCCCGAAGGCGAAGGAGCATATCCTTCCGGTACTGGGATTGTACAGTGATTATGAGAATAAAGTGGAGCTTCGTCCTTACCGCGGCACTCCGTCGGTGTTTACGATCAAGACTCCGGATGTGTTTGACGGGAAGCAGGTATGCATTTCTATGGAGACCACGCCGGAATATCTGCAGGACAATGTGATCGTAGAGGCGCCTGCGGATGAGAACCTGGCAGTGGCTTTCGACTATGCAGGAGACGCCAGATGGCATTTGAACGTGCCGTGTATCTTCGATTTCAAACGGCTGAAGAACGGTCATGTGCTGATGGGAAGCGACCGTCTGATCAAGCTTCCGTACTATGTATCCGGACTTTATGAGATGGACATGGTAGGAAAGGTTTACAAGGAATTCTGTCTGCCGGGCGGATACCATCACGATCAGATCGAGATGGAAGACGGCAATATCATTTCTTTGACCGATGACTTTACCGGCGACACGGTAGAGGACCATGCAGTGCTTGTGAGCCGTGAGACCGGCGAGATCTTAAAGACATGGGATTACCGGAAGTTCTTAAAACCGGGCTGCAGCAAGTCCGGCAGCTGGAGCGACGAGGACTGGTTCCACAACAATGCGGTATGGTATGACAAGAATACCAACTCCCTGACCTTCTCAGGCCGTCATGTGGATGCGATGGTGAACATCGACTACGACAGCGGCGAGCTGAACTGGATCATCGGTGATCCGGAGGGATGGCCGGAGGAGTACAGCAAGTACTTCTTCAAACCGATCGGTGATGATTTTGAGTGGCAGTATGAGCAGCATGCCTGCCTGATCACCCCG
This portion of the Clostridium sp. AN503 genome encodes:
- a CDS encoding FAD-dependent oxidoreductase, which produces MSQYDLIIVGAGPAGMTAAIYAARANMEVLMLDKLAPGGQIINTNEIQNYTGVGTINGAELAYQMYEHTQQFDNIHFDYRTVKEIKDEGAVKRVLCEEDDAEFTATAVLLATGTRPRCLNVPGEDKFRGNGISWCAICDGAQYRDRDVVVIGGGNSAVEESIFLSGIVKSLTIVTMFDLTADPIACDKLRAMDHVKIYPYQDVLEFTGDTKLEGIHFKSTRTGEENQVACDGVFEYIGLTPTTECFKSLGVLNQMGYVEVNDRMETKVPGIYGAGDCVTKNLRQVITACADGAIAAQEASHYVEKQKQ
- a CDS encoding thioredoxin domain-containing protein, which translates into the protein MIKEVNSEEFKELAKEGTVLADFFSTTCGPCKMLGFVLKDVEKEIGADFTILKVDFDQNKELTAEYGVTGYPTLVLLKDGKEAARLQGLQQKPVIVKMIRDNQ
- a CDS encoding aryl-sulfate sulfotransferase, translating into MDKIGYIYHENLLKRQADAEKAMLEEFRAGDYTLEKPLVKYNPYFISPLAAVVLFRTEEETAVTLTVLGKTKEANIYHTFPKAKEHILPVLGLYSDYENKVELRPYRGTPSVFTIKTPDVFDGKQVCISMETTPEYLQDNVIVEAPADENLAVAFDYAGDARWHLNVPCIFDFKRLKNGHVLMGSDRLIKLPYYVSGLYEMDMVGKVYKEFCLPGGYHHDQIEMEDGNIISLTDDFTGDTVEDHAVLVSRETGEILKTWDYRKFLKPGCSKSGSWSDEDWFHNNAVWYDKNTNSLTFSGRHVDAMVNIDYDSGELNWIIGDPEGWPEEYSKYFFKPIGDDFEWQYEQHACLITPDGDVMCFDNHHYGSKNKDTYLSAKDSYSRGVRYRINTKDMTIEQVWQYGKERGADFFSPYICNVEYYNEGHYMVHSGGIAYLNDEPSEALGAFARHMPGGRLETHTVEVCDGKVMLDLHLPANYYRGEKTKMYVDGANLELGAGVQLGAMGVTPEFDTDIPMESCGELMPAECNARIEEEDDRITFYSRFEKGQMVMLLLEGENETHRYFISTTAVPHLAMCCGTFMDSDERNTRTFVNKAGLKGEFDVRVIIDDKKYETGIKITC